A genomic stretch from Gopherus flavomarginatus isolate rGopFla2 chromosome 3, rGopFla2.mat.asm, whole genome shotgun sequence includes:
- the LOC127046993 gene encoding uncharacterized protein LOC127046993 isoform X2, protein MPPCPRRAPAWNSSELQDLISVWVTLTNAAGSPDSRRLQNLRKNPRKSKEELIKTVMNHYNRESRKTQEWREKMYEWRQTESRRKELATKKTSKHLISLLARQTDSFESLVAMQADLYRGNPHPSQSSLSCSPVFAQNTFLQQPVSYYPQLPLTPVGSPTSPDNYNPYPMHSTPITLQHSNPEVQQTLNSNPNRTYSNF, encoded by the exons atgcctccatgccccagacgagccccagcatggaacagttccgagctgcaggacctcatcagtgtttggg tgaccttgactaatgcagccggatcaccggactcacgtcggttgcagaacttgagaaaaaatccacgaaaatcaaaagaagaattgatcaaaacagttatgaatcactacaacagagaaagtaggaagacgcaggaatggagagagaaaatgtatgagtggaggcaaacagaaagcaggagaaaggaattggctaccaaaaaaacctcaaagcacctgataagcctcctggctcgccaaactgactctttcgagtctctcgtagccatgcaggcagatctgtaccgtggtaacccacacccctcccaaagctctctttcttgttccccagtatttgcacaaaacacctttctccagcagccagtttcttattacccccagctgcccctaaCACCTGTaggatcacctaccagccctgataactacaatccttaccctatgcactccacccccattactctgcagcatagtaatcctgaagtgcagcagacattgaacagcaatccaaacaggacatattcaaacttctga
- the LOC127046993 gene encoding uncharacterized protein LOC127046993 isoform X1 yields the protein MPYLGVTPTANPRSMMESSEQGEVGEGVEEAESEATGVEGDTPESQEACSQELFSSQEEASQSQQQEVAGEEEAEERARVTLTNAAGSPDSRRLQNLRKNPRKSKEELIKTVMNHYNRESRKTQEWREKMYEWRQTESRRKELATKKTSKHLISLLARQTDSFESLVAMQADLYRGNPHPSQSSLSCSPVFAQNTFLQQPVSYYPQLPLTPVGSPTSPDNYNPYPMHSTPITLQHSNPEVQQTLNSNPNRTYSNF from the exons atgccatacttgggtgtgacccccactgccaatcctaggagcatgatggagagttcagagcagggagaagtgggggagggtgtagaggaagccgagagtgaggctactggggtggagggagacaccccggagtcccaggaggcatgcagccaggagctcttctcaagccaggaggaggctagccagtcacagcagcaggaagttgctggtgaagaagaagcagaggagcgtgctcggg tgaccttgactaatgcagccggatcaccggactcacgtcggttgcagaacttgagaaaaaatccacgaaaatcaaaagaagaattgatcaaaacagttatgaatcactacaacagagaaagtaggaagacgcaggaatggagagagaaaatgtatgagtggaggcaaacagaaagcaggagaaaggaattggctaccaaaaaaacctcaaagcacctgataagcctcctggctcgccaaactgactctttcgagtctctcgtagccatgcaggcagatctgtaccgtggtaacccacacccctcccaaagctctctttcttgttccccagtatttgcacaaaacacctttctccagcagccagtttcttattacccccagctgcccctaaCACCTGTaggatcacctaccagccctgataactacaatccttaccctatgcactccacccccattactctgcagcatagtaatcctgaagtgcagcagacattgaacagcaatccaaacaggacatattcaaacttctga